A stretch of the Haloarcula ordinaria genome encodes the following:
- a CDS encoding succinylglutamate desuccinylase/aspartoacylase family protein, giving the protein MDEATPFTYDGGRVDPGEIQNVRYTVSETYMGDAVRMPVTIVNGAKPGPSVFLSAAAHGDELNGVEVVREVAQEWDHDELAGTLVCLPVLNVPAFIAQERYLPIYDRDLNRSFPGQHDSTSAKRMAHRIFRNFLEPCDLGMDFHTSTRGRSNMLHVRADMSDQAVARVAKAFASNLIISSEGPEGSLRREASTVGTPTITIEMGEAHRFQRGLIDGALESVRSVLAEFGVLESEAVKWPGWRAVVENGVGDKTWLRADAGGLVDMHQERGGLVYEGETICTITNPFKTETTDVTAPFTGLLVGVLENPLVYPGNPLCHLVHLDERTRRALEQNR; this is encoded by the coding sequence ATGGACGAGGCCACGCCGTTCACGTACGACGGCGGCCGGGTGGACCCTGGTGAGATACAGAACGTGCGGTACACCGTCAGCGAGACGTACATGGGCGACGCGGTGCGGATGCCGGTCACCATCGTCAACGGGGCGAAACCGGGACCGAGCGTGTTCCTCAGCGCCGCCGCTCACGGCGACGAGCTCAACGGCGTCGAGGTGGTTCGGGAGGTCGCCCAGGAGTGGGACCACGACGAACTCGCGGGGACGCTGGTCTGTCTCCCGGTGTTGAACGTCCCCGCATTCATCGCCCAGGAGCGGTACCTCCCTATCTACGACCGCGACCTGAACCGCTCGTTCCCTGGGCAGCACGACTCGACGAGCGCCAAGCGGATGGCCCACCGGATCTTCCGGAACTTCCTGGAACCGTGTGACCTGGGGATGGACTTCCACACGTCTACGCGCGGCCGCAGCAACATGCTTCACGTCCGAGCCGATATGTCCGACCAGGCGGTGGCTCGCGTCGCAAAAGCCTTCGCGTCGAATCTCATCATCTCCTCGGAGGGGCCCGAGGGGTCGCTACGGCGGGAGGCCAGCACCGTCGGGACGCCGACCATCACCATCGAGATGGGTGAGGCCCACCGGTTCCAGCGCGGCCTCATCGACGGCGCGCTCGAGAGCGTCCGGTCCGTGCTCGCGGAGTTCGGCGTCCTCGAGAGTGAGGCTGTCAAGTGGCCAGGCTGGCGCGCTGTCGTCGAGAACGGCGTGGGCGACAAGACCTGGCTCCGGGCCGATGCCGGCGGCCTGGTGGACATGCACCAGGAGCGGGGCGGCCTCGTCTACGAGGGCGAGACCATCTGTACGATAACGAACCCGTTCAAGACGGAGACGACGGACGTCACCGCGCCGTTCACGGGCCTGCTCGTCGGCGTCCTGGAGAACCCGCTCGTGTATCCCGGCAACCCGCTCTGTCACCTCGTCCACCTCGACGAACGCACGAGGCGGGCGCTCGAACAGAACCGGTAG
- a CDS encoding HalOD1 output domain-containing protein: MALDPWAPPSQTTVPASVRIIEAVAELEGVDPLALEPGLDEVIDTDALDYLLRHDGAPFTLEFSYGTHHVLLTETAIHIDGRTTLYHD, translated from the coding sequence ATGGCGCTAGATCCATGGGCGCCGCCCTCGCAGACCACCGTCCCGGCGTCGGTTCGCATCATCGAAGCGGTCGCGGAGCTCGAGGGCGTGGACCCGCTGGCCCTCGAACCGGGGCTGGACGAGGTTATCGATACGGACGCCCTCGATTACCTCCTCCGTCACGACGGCGCCCCGTTCACGCTCGAGTTCTCCTACGGGACCCATCACGTGCTCCTCACGGAGACAGCCATCCACATCGACGGCCGCACCACACTGTACCACGACTGA
- the sdhC gene encoding succinate dehydrogenase, cytochrome b556 subunit has protein sequence MSQSYNRGTVEDFGRWREFTAGMWAWIFHKFTGWVLVGYLFTHIAVLSTAINVDPAAAQSSADLYTNTIAGLESLLIVRFLEVGLLAVAVFHILNGIRLLMVDLGVGLESQDKSFYASLLLTGAIVVASVPTFLGGKLV, from the coding sequence ATGAGTCAGTCTTACAATCGCGGCACCGTCGAGGACTTCGGACGGTGGCGGGAGTTCACGGCCGGGATGTGGGCCTGGATATTCCACAAGTTCACCGGCTGGGTGCTCGTGGGCTACCTTTTCACCCACATCGCGGTCCTGAGCACCGCGATTAACGTCGATCCGGCGGCCGCACAGTCGAGCGCGGACCTCTATACCAACACCATCGCGGGACTGGAGAGTCTACTGATCGTGCGGTTCCTCGAGGTCGGGCTCCTGGCAGTCGCCGTCTTCCACATCCTCAACGGCATCCGGCTGCTGATGGTCGACCTCGGCGTCGGTCTCGAATCGCAGGACAAGAGCTTCTACGCGTCGCTACTGTTGACCGGCGCCATCGTCGTCGCCAGTGTGCCGACGTTCCTCGGGGGGAAACTCGTCTAA
- a CDS encoding succinate dehydrogenase hydrophobic membrane anchor subunit, translated as MAEHYSSFDRGGRRWLFQRLTAVFLIGVLAFHFVLLHFVNHAADITFLGTQARMSSVGYFVTMWLFLVTATFHGVNGVYNALLNQGITGSQKNAVKYLLGAAGILLVVQGTRVALAMTNLV; from the coding sequence ATGGCCGAACACTACTCCTCCTTCGACCGGGGCGGCCGTCGCTGGCTGTTCCAGCGCCTGACGGCCGTCTTCCTCATCGGCGTCCTCGCGTTCCACTTCGTCCTGCTTCACTTCGTGAACCACGCCGCCGACATCACCTTCCTGGGCACGCAGGCCCGGATGAGCAGCGTCGGATACTTCGTGACGATGTGGCTGTTCCTCGTCACCGCGACGTTCCACGGGGTCAACGGCGTCTACAACGCCCTGCTCAACCAGGGCATCACCGGGTCGCAGAAGAACGCCGTCAAGTACCTCCTCGGCGCCGCCGGCATCCTGCTCGTCGTGCAGGGGACCCGCGTCGCCCTCGCTATGACCAACCTCGTCTAA
- a CDS encoding succinate dehydrogenase/fumarate reductase iron-sulfur subunit has protein sequence MSTQIEQKETETEEQETEPEVESPGERRRAAKRQRLAEEEAQRVAEEETLDDDETVHLKVFRYDPEVEGKQEPRFDDFAVPYHKGMTVLDALIYARDRYDSSLTFRHSCRQAVCGSDALFVNGRQRLGCKTQLSALEDPVRIEPLPHQEVVKDLVVDMEHFYDQMEAVEPFFDADELPEDDLEEQRQSRENREKVKMSTRCIWCGACMSSCNIAAGDNEYLGPAAINKAYRFAMDEREGEDRKQERLRIIEQEHGVWRCQTQFSCTEVCPKDIPLTEHIQALKRESVKNNLKFW, from the coding sequence ATGAGCACGCAAATCGAACAGAAGGAGACGGAGACAGAAGAGCAGGAGACCGAACCGGAGGTCGAATCACCCGGTGAGCGCCGTCGCGCCGCGAAACGACAGCGCCTCGCCGAGGAAGAGGCACAGCGCGTCGCCGAGGAAGAGACCCTCGACGACGATGAGACGGTCCACCTGAAGGTGTTCCGCTACGACCCCGAAGTCGAGGGCAAGCAGGAACCCCGCTTCGACGACTTCGCGGTGCCCTACCACAAGGGGATGACCGTCCTCGACGCGCTTATCTACGCCCGCGACCGCTACGACTCGTCGCTGACCTTCCGACACTCGTGTCGCCAGGCGGTCTGTGGCTCGGATGCGCTGTTCGTCAACGGCCGGCAGCGACTGGGCTGTAAGACCCAGCTGTCGGCCCTGGAGGACCCCGTCCGCATCGAACCGCTCCCCCACCAGGAGGTCGTCAAGGACCTCGTCGTGGACATGGAGCACTTCTACGACCAGATGGAGGCTGTCGAGCCGTTCTTCGACGCCGACGAACTCCCCGAGGACGACCTCGAAGAGCAGCGCCAGTCGCGGGAGAACCGCGAGAAAGTGAAGATGTCCACGCGGTGTATCTGGTGTGGCGCCTGCATGTCCTCGTGTAACATCGCCGCCGGCGACAACGAGTATCTCGGCCCCGCGGCCATCAACAAGGCCTACCGCTTCGCGATGGACGAACGCGAGGGCGAGGACCGCAAGCAGGAACGACTGCGCATCATCGAACAGGAACACGGCGTCTGGCGCTGCCAGACCCAGTTCTCCTGTACCGAGGTGTGCCCGAAGGACATCCCGCTGACCGAGCACATCCAGGCGCTCAAGCGGGAGTCGGTGAAGAACAACCTCAAGTTCTGGTAA
- a CDS encoding FAD-binding protein, whose product MYEHDVIVVGAGGAGLRAAIAAHEEGADVALVTKLHPVRSHTGAAEGGINAALQEGDSWDLHAYDTMKGSDYLGDAPAIDTFAKTAPEEVIQLEHWGMPFSREDDGRVSQRPFGGLSYPRTTYAGAETGHHLLHTMYEQAVKRGIEVYDEWYVTNLAVTDHDDPEDRECHGCVAYDIKSGKIEGFRAKGGVILATGGLGQAFDHTTNAVANTGDGCAMAYRAGVPMEDMEMIQFHPTTLPSTGVLISEGVRGEGGILYNDNEERLMFEYGYANNDGELASRDVVSRSELTEVNEGRGIEDEYVHLDMRHLGEERILDRLENILHLAEDFEGVDGLDEPMPVKPGQHYAMGGVETDENGETCIEGLYAAGETACVSLHGANRLGGNALPELLVFGARAGYHAAGKDMKAAEIDTGPSAKSEAGDVHPPVEPGAVDAGSEDVAADGAAVEPKAVIENAVEYERRRVDTLLESDGVNHAEVRAEVQETMTANVNVFREEDGLEQALRDIRQARVDYEDVAVADPSRTYNTDLIHTIETRNILDVAEAITLGALAREEFRGAHWRAEHQERKDDEWIKHTMLAWNDGTPELYYKPVILEGDEQTYEPKVRSY is encoded by the coding sequence ATGTACGAACACGACGTTATCGTGGTCGGCGCGGGCGGCGCCGGCCTCCGGGCGGCCATCGCAGCGCACGAAGAGGGTGCCGACGTCGCCCTCGTGACGAAGCTCCATCCGGTCCGCAGTCACACCGGGGCGGCGGAGGGCGGCATCAACGCCGCGCTCCAGGAGGGCGACTCCTGGGACCTCCACGCCTACGACACGATGAAGGGGTCGGACTACCTGGGCGACGCTCCCGCTATCGACACGTTCGCGAAGACGGCCCCCGAAGAGGTCATCCAGCTCGAACACTGGGGGATGCCGTTCTCCCGCGAGGACGACGGCCGCGTCTCGCAGCGACCGTTCGGCGGCCTCTCGTACCCGCGGACGACGTACGCGGGCGCAGAGACGGGCCACCACCTCCTGCACACGATGTACGAGCAGGCGGTCAAGCGCGGCATCGAGGTGTACGACGAGTGGTACGTCACGAACCTCGCCGTCACCGACCACGACGACCCCGAGGACCGCGAGTGTCACGGCTGTGTCGCCTACGACATCAAGTCCGGGAAGATAGAGGGCTTCCGCGCGAAGGGCGGCGTCATCCTCGCGACGGGCGGCCTCGGCCAGGCGTTCGACCACACGACCAACGCCGTCGCCAACACCGGCGACGGCTGTGCGATGGCCTACCGCGCCGGCGTCCCGATGGAGGACATGGAGATGATCCAGTTCCACCCGACGACGCTGCCGTCGACGGGCGTCCTCATCTCCGAGGGGGTCCGCGGCGAGGGCGGCATCCTCTACAACGACAACGAGGAGCGCCTGATGTTCGAGTACGGTTACGCGAACAACGACGGCGAACTCGCCTCCCGCGACGTGGTCTCGCGCTCGGAACTCACCGAGGTCAACGAGGGTCGCGGCATCGAGGACGAGTACGTCCACCTCGACATGCGCCACCTCGGCGAGGAGCGCATCCTCGACCGCCTGGAGAACATCCTCCACCTCGCGGAGGACTTCGAGGGCGTCGACGGCCTCGACGAGCCGATGCCGGTCAAGCCCGGCCAGCACTACGCCATGGGCGGCGTCGAGACCGACGAGAACGGCGAGACGTGCATCGAAGGGCTCTACGCAGCCGGCGAGACGGCCTGTGTCTCGCTGCACGGCGCGAACCGCCTCGGCGGGAACGCGCTGCCCGAGTTGCTGGTCTTCGGCGCTCGCGCCGGCTACCACGCGGCGGGCAAGGACATGAAGGCCGCAGAGATCGACACCGGCCCTTCCGCGAAGAGCGAGGCCGGCGACGTCCACCCGCCGGTCGAACCCGGTGCGGTCGACGCCGGGAGCGAAGACGTCGCCGCCGACGGGGCGGCCGTCGAACCGAAGGCAGTCATCGAGAACGCCGTCGAGTACGAGCGCCGCCGGGTCGACACCCTCCTCGAATCCGACGGCGTCAACCACGCCGAGGTCCGGGCCGAAGTCCAGGAGACGATGACGGCCAACGTCAACGTCTTCCGCGAGGAAGACGGGCTGGAACAGGCTCTCCGGGACATCCGGCAGGCCCGGGTCGACTACGAGGACGTCGCCGTCGCCGACCCATCGCGCACCTACAACACCGACCTCATCCACACCATCGAGACGCGCAACATCCTGGACGTGGCCGAGGCCATCACGCTCGGTGCGCTCGCCCGCGAGGAGTTCCGCGGTGCCCACTGGCGTGCGGAACACCAGGAGCGAAAGGACGACGAGTGGATCAAACACACCATGCTCGCCTGGAACGACGGTACCCCCGAACTCTACTACAAGCCGGTCATCCTCGAGGGCGACGAACAGACCTACGAGCCGAAAGTCCGCTCGTACTGA
- a CDS encoding helix-turn-helix domain-containing protein has product MAKYSTGSGGDSAGGSCELCGAEGGDLQTAQVAGATLQLCSDCARNHGETDRTQTSGHADDERSRRKKAAQNTARLADAQKGDASHWEDGADYDDDQLPYLVKGYGKRVTEARQAAGLQTGDLAEELDAEESDVLAIEQGRATQAGVGGSLVAKLEAFLDVELVAD; this is encoded by the coding sequence ATGGCCAAATACTCGACCGGCAGCGGGGGGGACAGCGCCGGCGGGAGCTGTGAGCTCTGCGGTGCCGAGGGCGGTGACCTCCAGACCGCCCAGGTCGCCGGTGCGACCCTCCAGTTGTGTAGCGACTGTGCGCGGAACCACGGCGAGACCGACCGGACACAGACGAGCGGGCACGCGGACGACGAGCGGTCGCGCCGGAAGAAGGCGGCACAGAACACCGCCCGACTGGCGGACGCACAGAAGGGCGACGCCTCCCACTGGGAAGACGGCGCCGACTACGACGACGACCAGCTCCCGTACCTCGTCAAGGGCTACGGGAAGCGCGTGACCGAAGCGAGACAGGCGGCCGGGCTCCAGACGGGAGATCTCGCCGAGGAGCTCGACGCCGAGGAGTCCGACGTGCTCGCTATCGAACAGGGCCGCGCGACACAGGCCGGCGTCGGCGGGTCGCTGGTCGCCAAGCTCGAGGCGTTCCTCGACGTCGAACTCGTCGCAGACTGA
- a CDS encoding acyl-CoA dehydrogenase family protein — protein MDLSADQRAIRDVVREFAVEEIRPTAREGDRDQSFPENVWDGLADVDVTGLTTPEAYGGFDADRLTYALVNEELAYGALSVATALSVHCLVTSCIAEFGDETLREEWLPDMASGRPVGAFALSEPQAGSNPRQMATVARREGDEYVIDGEKQWITNGTRSGVVVVFAKTDLGDDDSITQFLVPKDTAGLSVGEKEDKLGLRASDTTSLTFDGVRIPERYRLTEEGDGLAAALSILTGGRLGIAAQAVGVAQSALDEALAYAQEREQFDGPIADIQSIRHKLAEMATTVQAGRLLTWDAAERMERGEDARRAASMAKYFASEGAVDVANEAVQIHGGYGYMTEFPVERLYRDAKVTTIYEGTSEIQRDIVARDLLE, from the coding sequence ATGGACCTCTCGGCCGACCAGCGTGCGATTCGGGACGTCGTCAGAGAATTCGCTGTCGAGGAGATCCGTCCGACGGCACGCGAGGGCGACCGCGACCAGTCGTTCCCCGAGAACGTCTGGGATGGCCTGGCCGACGTCGACGTCACCGGCCTGACCACTCCAGAGGCGTACGGCGGGTTCGACGCGGACCGGCTGACGTACGCGCTCGTCAACGAGGAACTGGCGTACGGGGCGCTCTCGGTGGCCACGGCGCTCTCGGTGCACTGCCTCGTGACCTCCTGTATCGCCGAGTTCGGCGACGAGACCCTCCGCGAGGAGTGGCTCCCGGACATGGCCTCTGGGCGACCTGTCGGGGCGTTCGCGCTCTCGGAACCGCAGGCCGGGTCGAACCCCCGCCAGATGGCGACCGTCGCTCGACGCGAGGGCGACGAATACGTCATCGACGGCGAGAAACAGTGGATTACGAACGGAACGCGGTCCGGCGTCGTCGTCGTCTTCGCCAAGACGGACCTCGGAGACGACGACTCCATCACGCAGTTTCTGGTTCCGAAAGACACGGCGGGACTGTCGGTCGGCGAGAAGGAGGACAAACTGGGGCTGCGGGCGAGCGACACCACGTCGCTGACCTTCGACGGCGTCAGGATACCCGAGCGGTACCGACTGACCGAGGAGGGCGACGGACTCGCGGCGGCGCTCTCCATTCTCACGGGTGGCCGACTCGGTATCGCGGCCCAGGCCGTCGGCGTCGCACAGTCCGCCCTCGACGAGGCGCTGGCCTACGCCCAGGAGCGCGAGCAGTTCGACGGCCCCATCGCGGATATCCAGTCTATCAGGCACAAACTCGCGGAGATGGCGACCACCGTCCAGGCCGGTCGCCTGCTCACCTGGGACGCCGCCGAGCGGATGGAGCGTGGCGAGGACGCCCGGCGGGCCGCGAGTATGGCGAAGTACTTCGCGAGCGAGGGCGCCGTCGACGTCGCCAACGAGGCGGTCCAGATTCACGGGGGCTACGGCTACATGACCGAGTTCCCCGTCGAACGGCTCTACCGCGACGCGAAGGTCACCACTATCTACGAGGGCACCAGCGAGATTCAGCGCGACATCGTCGCACGGGACCTGCTGGAGTAG
- a CDS encoding HAD family hydrolase, whose amino-acid sequence MTHDAVVYDLDGTLVELAVDWGAVAAAVDDALTDRGVTTEGRGLWDMLQLSGETGHRDVVEETITRFERDGARESTRLALADGFPHDVPVGVCSLNAEAAVREALDVHELGRYVGPVVGRDTYGSAKPDPEGLLAVVDQLDATPEQTVFVGDSERDAETARRAGTAFEWARSFDQRRYRA is encoded by the coding sequence ATGACTCACGACGCCGTCGTCTACGACCTCGACGGCACCCTCGTCGAACTGGCCGTCGACTGGGGTGCGGTCGCCGCCGCGGTCGACGACGCGCTGACCGACCGCGGTGTCACGACCGAGGGGCGCGGCCTCTGGGACATGCTGCAGCTCTCCGGCGAGACGGGCCACCGAGACGTCGTCGAGGAGACGATAACGCGCTTCGAGCGTGACGGCGCCCGCGAATCGACCCGCCTCGCACTCGCCGACGGGTTCCCACACGACGTCCCGGTGGGAGTCTGCTCGCTCAACGCCGAGGCGGCCGTCCGAGAGGCGCTCGACGTCCACGAACTCGGGCGCTACGTCGGACCCGTCGTGGGCCGTGACACCTACGGCAGCGCGAAACCGGACCCGGAGGGGCTGCTCGCCGTCGTCGACCAGCTGGACGCGACACCCGAACAGACGGTCTTTGTCGGCGATTCGGAACGCGACGCCGAGACGGCTCGCCGCGCCGGAACGGCCTTCGAGTGGGCACGCTCGTTCGATCAGCGACGGTACCGTGCGTAG
- a CDS encoding DUF5822 domain-containing protein, whose product MPAVEQTDPDGVDFGWVMQVTFLTTILVGTPIVVALSALTTLTTWSARALFAVRVGAVVWFLTAVGVYLYARYRR is encoded by the coding sequence GTGCCAGCAGTCGAACAGACCGACCCCGACGGCGTCGACTTCGGCTGGGTGATGCAGGTCACCTTCCTGACGACCATCCTCGTCGGGACGCCCATCGTCGTCGCGCTCTCCGCGCTCACCACGCTCACTACCTGGTCGGCCCGGGCGCTCTTCGCCGTCCGCGTCGGGGCGGTCGTCTGGTTCCTCACCGCCGTCGGCGTCTACCTCTACGCACGGTACCGTCGCTGA
- the panB gene encoding 3-methyl-2-oxobutanoate hydroxymethyltransferase, with the protein MTTVRDLQAMAGEEPITMLTAYDAVTARLVEDSGVDVVLVGDSMGNAVLGHDDTLPVTVDEMASRVGAVARGTDEALVVADMPFLSFGADEAESVWNCGRMLKEEGANAVKLESGPHTVDLTERLSNLGIPVMAHLGLTPQSVNQTGYTQQATEREEGEEILELARKHEAAGAFALVLEHVPANLAAQVTDAIDIPTIGIGAGGDCDGQVLVFTDVVGLADSSPPFAEQFGDVRSEVTDAVSDYVDAVQEGDFPGPEHSDTAEELDDLY; encoded by the coding sequence ATGACCACCGTCAGGGACTTGCAGGCGATGGCCGGCGAGGAGCCGATAACGATGCTGACCGCCTACGACGCCGTCACGGCCCGGCTCGTCGAGGACAGTGGGGTCGACGTGGTCCTCGTCGGCGACAGCATGGGGAACGCCGTCCTCGGCCACGACGACACCCTCCCGGTCACCGTCGACGAGATGGCCTCCCGCGTCGGTGCCGTCGCGCGTGGGACCGACGAGGCCCTGGTCGTCGCCGACATGCCCTTCCTCTCCTTCGGGGCCGACGAGGCCGAGAGCGTCTGGAACTGCGGGCGAATGCTGAAAGAGGAAGGTGCGAACGCCGTCAAACTGGAGTCGGGCCCGCACACCGTCGACCTGACCGAGCGTCTCTCGAATCTCGGCATCCCGGTGATGGCCCACCTCGGACTGACGCCCCAGAGCGTCAACCAGACGGGCTACACCCAGCAGGCCACCGAGCGCGAAGAGGGCGAGGAGATCCTCGAACTGGCGCGCAAACACGAGGCGGCGGGCGCGTTCGCACTGGTCCTGGAACACGTCCCCGCCAACCTCGCCGCCCAGGTGACTGACGCCATCGACATCCCGACCATCGGCATCGGCGCCGGCGGCGACTGCGACGGTCAGGTGCTGGTGTTTACCGACGTGGTGGGCCTTGCCGACTCGAGTCCGCCGTTCGCGGAGCAGTTCGGCGACGTCAGGAGCGAAGTGACCGACGCGGTGAGCGATTACGTCGACGCCGTTCAGGAGGGCGACTTCCCGGGGCCGGAACACAGCGACACGGCCGAGGAACTGGACGACCTGTACTGA
- the bioB gene encoding biotin synthase BioB: protein MVYETGNRTVDDAVARVLDGERLDRTDGIALLAQPVEALAAGADYVRRELGDATVDACSIVNAKAGNCAEDCGFCAQSVHFDTGIDDYGFLGPEKVLEAAKRAERDGAQRFGIVVAEKGVSKEQRPDEWADVVEAIRLVRDETDVAVDASLGILTEEEAAVLADEGLNHYNHNIETSPTYFPEIVDTHSFEDRVETLEVAKAAGMDLCAGVILGMGESPTDRVDAAIALQDVGVSSLPVNVLNPVAGTPLAEQGLPDITTEEILATIAVYRLLHPEARVRLTGGREVNLDTDGQVAALEAGADGILTGDYLTTEGQSAADDLAIIEAAGLEPNTDVNDFDPAAVQERTEGATGSETAAGTAQSTSDLQSDN, encoded by the coding sequence GTGGTTTACGAGACGGGTAACCGAACGGTCGACGACGCAGTGGCACGGGTACTCGACGGCGAGCGGCTCGACCGCACCGACGGTATCGCGCTCCTTGCCCAGCCGGTCGAGGCGCTCGCGGCGGGGGCCGACTACGTTCGGCGCGAGCTGGGCGACGCCACCGTCGATGCCTGTTCAATCGTGAACGCGAAAGCCGGGAACTGCGCTGAGGACTGTGGTTTCTGTGCCCAGTCGGTCCACTTCGACACGGGTATCGACGACTACGGCTTCCTGGGGCCGGAGAAAGTACTCGAGGCCGCGAAGCGCGCCGAACGCGACGGTGCCCAGCGATTCGGTATCGTCGTCGCCGAGAAGGGCGTCTCGAAGGAACAACGCCCGGACGAGTGGGCGGACGTCGTCGAGGCGATTCGCCTCGTTCGTGACGAGACTGACGTGGCAGTCGACGCGAGCCTCGGTATCCTCACCGAGGAGGAAGCCGCCGTCCTGGCCGACGAGGGACTGAACCACTACAACCACAACATCGAGACGTCGCCGACCTACTTCCCCGAAATCGTCGACACCCACTCCTTCGAGGACCGTGTGGAGACGCTGGAGGTGGCCAAGGCGGCCGGCATGGACCTCTGTGCCGGCGTCATACTCGGCATGGGCGAGTCGCCGACCGACCGGGTGGACGCAGCTATCGCCCTGCAGGACGTCGGCGTCTCCTCGCTTCCGGTCAACGTCCTCAATCCCGTCGCCGGGACCCCCTTGGCAGAACAGGGGCTCCCGGACATCACGACCGAGGAGATACTCGCGACCATCGCGGTGTACCGACTCCTCCACCCGGAGGCCCGCGTCCGTCTCACCGGCGGCCGCGAGGTCAACCTCGACACGGACGGACAGGTGGCCGCGCTGGAGGCCGGTGCGGACGGCATCCTCACGGGCGACTACCTCACGACCGAGGGACAGTCGGCCGCTGACGACCTGGCGATAATCGAGGCGGCGGGTCTCGAACCGAACACCGACGTCAACGACTTCGACCCGGCTGCCGTCCAGGAGCGAACCGAGGGCGCGACCGGCTCAGAGACCGCTGCCGGTACGGCACAGAGCACGTCGGACCTGCAATCCGACAACTGA
- a CDS encoding phosphotransacetylase family protein has protein sequence MTDTNTLLVTSTEEGIGKTAITLALAKQAQESGLSVGYMKPKGTRLQSAVGKTRDEDPMLARELLGLDAEMHEMEPIVYSPTFIQEAIRGREDPTELRERVVGNFEALSEGVDLMVLEGSDRLETGGIVDLTDADIAEAVDANVLLVSGYATVGDIDEVLGAARTLGDRLAGVLFNGVTDDAMEILTDDVMPFLSGRDVPVFGALPRVQSLAGVTVEDLSRSIGADVLTNEADTGAHVERFSVGAMGGSAALEQFRRTREAVLITGGDRSEIQTAALESSGIKALVLTGGLRPASAVLGRAEEENVPILLVQSDTRTTIDRVEDVLRSGRTRDEGTVERMQELLVDSGSLDSLLEPEE, from the coding sequence ATGACCGACACGAACACGCTACTCGTCACGTCCACGGAGGAAGGTATCGGCAAGACCGCCATCACGCTCGCGCTTGCGAAGCAGGCCCAGGAGTCGGGACTCTCGGTCGGCTACATGAAGCCGAAGGGGACCCGGCTCCAGAGCGCGGTCGGCAAGACCCGCGACGAGGACCCGATGCTCGCCCGCGAGCTGCTGGGCCTCGACGCGGAGATGCACGAGATGGAGCCCATCGTCTACTCGCCGACGTTCATCCAGGAGGCCATCCGGGGGCGCGAGGACCCCACCGAACTACGCGAGCGCGTGGTCGGCAACTTCGAAGCACTCTCGGAGGGCGTCGACCTGATGGTGCTCGAGGGGAGCGACCGCCTGGAGACGGGCGGCATCGTCGACCTCACCGACGCCGACATCGCCGAGGCTGTCGACGCGAACGTCCTCCTGGTCTCCGGCTACGCAACGGTCGGTGACATCGACGAGGTGCTCGGCGCCGCCCGCACCCTCGGCGACCGGCTGGCCGGCGTGCTGTTCAACGGCGTCACCGACGACGCGATGGAGATACTCACCGACGACGTGATGCCGTTCCTGTCCGGGCGCGACGTCCCCGTCTTCGGGGCGCTCCCGCGCGTACAGTCGCTCGCCGGCGTCACCGTCGAGGACCTCTCGCGCAGCATCGGGGCCGACGTCCTCACCAACGAGGCCGACACCGGCGCCCACGTCGAGCGGTTCTCGGTCGGTGCGATGGGGGGGAGTGCCGCCCTGGAACAGTTCCGGCGGACCCGCGAAGCCGTCCTGATTACCGGCGGTGACCGCTCGGAGATTCAGACGGCGGCGCTCGAGTCGTCGGGCATCAAGGCGCTGGTGCTCACGGGTGGCCTTCGACCCGCGAGCGCCGTTCTCGGGCGCGCCGAAGAGGAGAACGTCCCCATACTGCTCGTCCAGTCCGATACCCGAACGACGATCGACCGGGTCGAAGACGTCCTTCGCTCGGGCCGGACGCGGGACGAGGGGACCGTCGAGCGGATGCAGGAGTTGCTGGTCGACAGCGGCAGTCTCGACTCGCTGCTGGAACCCGAGGAGTGA